A region of the Osmia bicornis bicornis unplaced genomic scaffold, iOsmBic2.1, whole genome shotgun sequence genome:
tacattagatatgtaatatacatttaatagcaatatcgttattactatatctccatttgatatgtaatatacatttaataacaatatcattattgatatatctacatcagatgtaatgtaatatactgatataatcccacagaccaatgtacatttaataacaatagcattattactgtatctacattagatataattgatataatgatcccttcccactgatcaatgtacataaatggcagtatcgttattactatatctccatttgatatgtaatatacatttaataacaatatcattattactatatctacattcgatacaatgtaatatactgatcccttcccacagatcaatgtacatataatggcagtatcgttattactatatctccatttgatatgtaatatacatttaataacaatatcattattaatatatctacatcagatgtaatgtaatatactgatataatcccacagaccaatgtacatttaataacaatagcattattactgtatctacattagatataatgtaatataatgataccttcccactgatcaatgtacatataatggcagtatcgttattactatatctccatttgatatgtaatatacatttaataacaatatcattattactatatctacattggatacaatgtaatatactgataccttcccacagatcaatgtacaaataataacagtatcgttattattatatctacattagatataatgtaatatactgataccttcccacagatcaatatacatataataacagtatcgttattactatatatacattagatataatgtaatatactgataccttcccacacatcaatatacatataataacattatcgttgttactatatcaacattagatatgtaatatacatttaataacaatatcattattactatatctacatcagatgaaattttatatactgattcaatcccacagaccaatgtacatttaataacaatatcattattaatatatctacatcagatgaaatttaatatactgatttaatcccacagaccaatgtacattcaataacaatatcattattactatatctacatgggatacaatgtaatatactgataccttcccacagatcaatgtagatataataacagtatcgttattactatatctacattagatataatgtaatatactgataccttcccacagatcaatatacatagactaacagtatcgttattactatatctacattagatacgtaatatacatttaataacaatatcattattactatatctacatcagatgaaatttaatatactaatttaatcccacagaccaatgtacatttaataacaatatcattattactatatctacattggatacaatgtaatatacatttaataacaatatcattattactatatctacattggatataatgtaatataatgatcccttcccaccgatcaatgtacatataatggcagtatcgttattactatatctgcattagatctcctgcaatatacttatcccttcccacagatcaatgtacattgaataacagtatcattgatactacatctacattggatataatgtaatataatgatgccttcccacagatcaatgtaattttggtaaaaatatcattattactatatctacattagatataatgtaatatactgatctctacccacagatcaatgtacatataataacagcttcgttattactatatctacaatagatataatgtaacatactgatacctttccacagatcaatgtacatataataacagtttcgttattactatatctacaatagatataatgtaatatactgatactttcccacagatcaatgtacatataataacagtaacgttattaccataacgacattagatatgtaatatacatttaataacaatatcattattactatatctacatcagatgaaatgtaatacactgatttaatcccacagaccaatgtacatttaacaacaataccattattactatatctacatcagatgtaatttaatatactgatttaatcccatagatcaatgtacatataataacagtttcgttattactatatctacattagatatgtatatacatttaataacaatatcattattactatatctacatcagatgaatgtaatacactgatttaatcccacagaccaatgtacatttaacaacaataccattattactatatctatatcagatgtaatttaatatactgatttaatcccacagatcactgtacatataataacagtttcgttattactatatctacattagatataatgtaatatactgatatcttcccacagatcgatgtacatataataacagtatcgttattactacatctacattagatatgtaatatacatttaataacaatatcattattactatatctacattagatataatgtgatatactgctcccttcccacagatcaatgtaattttggtaacaatatcattattactatatctacattagatataatgtaatatactgatcccttcccacagatcaatgtacatataataacagtttcgttattactacatctacattagatatgtaatatacattgaatacaatatcattattactatatctaaatcagatgaaatttaatatactgatttaatcccacagaccaatgtatattgaataacaatatcattattaacatatctacatcagatgtaatgtaatatactgatttattcccacagaccaatgtacatttaataacaatatcattattactatatcttcattagatataatgtaatatactgatcacttcccacagaacaatgcagagattgtaacattatcgtcaatactatatctacattagatacgtaatatacacttaatgacagtatcgttattactttatctacattagacctacggcaatatactgattccttcccacagatcaatgtacatatgataacagtgtcgttattactatatctacattggatataatgtaatatactgataccttcccacagatcaatgtacatatgataacagtattgttattactatatctacattagatatgtaagatacatttaataacaatatcattattactatatctacattagatatgtaagatacatttaataacaatatcattattactatatctacatcagatgtaatgtaatatactgatttaatcccacagaccaatgtacagttaataacaataccattattactatatctacatcagatgtaatttaatatactgatttaatcacacagatcaatgtacatttaataacaataccattattactatatctacatcagatgtaatgcaatatactgatcccttcccacagatcaatgtacatataataacagtttcgttattactatatctacattagatataatgtaatatactgatacagtcccacagatcaatgtacatataataacagtatcgttattactatatctacgttagatatgtaatatacatttaatatcaatatcattattactatatctacatcagatgtaatgtaatatactgatttaatcacacagaccaatgtacatttaataacaatatcattattactatatcctcattagatataatgtaatatactgatcacttcccacagatcaatgtaattttggtacaatatcattattactatatctacattagatataatgtaatatactgataccttcccacagaccaatgtacatataataacagtttcgttgttactatatctacattagatatgtaatatacatttaataacaatatcattattactatatgtacatcagatgaaatttaatatacggatttaatcctacagaccaatgtacatttaataacaataccattattactatatctacatcagatgtaatttaatataccgatttaatcccgcagaccaatgtacatataataacagtatcgttattactatatctacattagatatgtaatatacatttaataacaatatcattattagtatatctacatcagatgtaacgtaatatactgatttaatcccacagaccaatgtacatttaataacaataccattattactatatctacatcagatgtaatgcaatatactgatcccttcccacagatcaatgtacatataataacagtttcgttattactatatctacattagatatgtaatatactgaaagcttcccacagatcaatgtacatataataacagtatcgttattactatatctacgttagatatgtaatatacatttaatatcaatatcattattactatatctacatcagatgtaatgtaatatactgatttaatcacacagaccaatgtacatttaataacactatcattattgctatatcctcattagatataatgtagtatactgatcacttcccacagatcaatgtaattttggtaacaatatcattattactatatctacattagatataatgtaatatactgatcccgtcccacagaccaatgtacatataataacagtttcgttattactatatatacattagatatgtaatatacatttaataacaatatcattattactatatgtacatcagatgaaatttaatatacggatttaatcctacagaccaatgtacatttaataacaatatcattattactatatctacatcagatgtaatttaatatactgatttaatcccacagatcaatgtacatataataacagtatcgttattactatatctacattagatatgtaatatacatttaataacaatatcattattaatatatctacatcagatgttatgtaatgtactgatttaatcccacagaccaatgtacatttaataacaatatcattgttactatatcttctttagatataatgtaatatactgatcacttcccacatatctatgcacagattgtaacattatcgtcattactatatctacattagatatgtaataaacacttaataacagtatcgttattactatatctacattagatctactgcaatatactgattccttcccacagatcaatgtacattgaataacagtatcatttatactatatctacattggatatgtaatattcatttaataacaatatcattattactatatctacatcaggtgaaacttaatatactgatttaatcacacagagcaatgtacattaaataacaataccattttaactatatctacattagatgaaatttaatatactgatttaatcacacagaccaatgtacatttaataacaatatcattattactatatctacattagatgtaatgtaatataatgatccattcccaccgatcaatttacatataatggcagtatcattattactatatctacattagatatgtaagatacatttaataacaatatcattattactatatctacataagatgtaatgtaatatactgatttaatcccacagatcaatgtacatttaataacaataccattattactatatctacatcagatgtaatttaatacactgatttaatcccacagatcaatgtacatttaataacaatatcattattaccatatctacatcagatgaaatttaatatactgatttaatcccacagaccaatgtacattgaataacaatatcattattactatatctacatcagatgtaatgtaatatactgatttattcccacacatcaatgtacatacaataacagtttcgttattactatatctacattagatatgtaatatacatttaataacaatatcattattactatatctacatcagatgaaatttaatatactgatttagtcccacagaccaatgtacatttaataacaataccattattactatatctacatcagatgtaatttaatatactgatttaatcccactgatcaatgtacatataataacagtttcgttattactatatctacattagatataatgtaatatactgataccttcccacagatcgatgtacatttaataacagtatcgttattactatatctacattagatatgtaatatacatttaataacaatatcattattactatatctacatcagatgttatgtaatatactgatttaatcccacagaccaatgtacatttaattacaatatcattattactatatctacattagatataatgtaatataatgatcccttcccaccgatcaatgtacatataatggcagtatcgttattaatatatctacatttaatatgtaatatatgtTTCGTCCGACGCGGAATACAATGCACGATGGTTCTCGAAGGTTGGTTTATGACATGAACGTGCAAAACAAATTCTGGTAGAGATTAACTTTTccacatttttattaaattttacaacCGACAATTTCACTTTCGCGCGACAGTAAACTTTATTTTCTCGAACCTCTTTAATCCTAATACAATAGCTCCGAATTTTGCGCCTCGCCGTCCCAACAGCTCGAAGACATGTCATAAACCTGGAGACCTGAAGAGTCGGTCAGTAACACGTGCATAACGGCATCTGCTAAACAAAGGTCGACTTGAAGGAAACCATGTCACTCCGTCAAACCTTCGAGAACCGCCTCCTTCCACAAGACAACCCACACCCTCTCTCCAAGAGGGGTGGCCAAAGGGCGTACACGCGAGTCCACAATTTTTAGAAAGGGACGTTGATTGGAAAAGGCAAAAAAATCAGCAACGCCTTGGACAGCACTACGAGGTGCCATGGCAAACATCGGACGGTATGCTCGACACTTCTCTTTCGAACGTTGCATCGTGGAGAACACAAAACTTATTTAGTTTCGAAGTACAACTAGCATACGAAATCGGCCACAGAATAATCGTCATTCACGTCTAGCAGTCGAGACGTGAATTAGATTTCTTTCTATTGAACATCGTTCGGTTCAGGTGTAGTGGCATACGAAATCGGCCAAATTCAATACCTACACATTTATCGAcaacaaaaaaagaacaatCGACCACAGTGTCCAAGATTAACTTGGCGGGCACGTGTTGTGTAGCGTCGCGTACCACAAGGTTTAGTTGGGCCTTACAACCCCAACAAGGAAACAATCCGCGCGGCGATACGCAACACAAGTTTCTACGCGTTCGAAGAAAcattttggtccttcgagccggatacaCGGTCTGTGGAAGTGCAGTGCGCATACAGGATACGCGATCTGTCAACGTGCAGTGTACATACAACTTTATTAGTGGAATATTAGCATCACATTATAACACCGGAGTTAATCTGTCAACCATCCAATCTACCACCCGCGCTGGGGGATTCCAATCGGGAGCGAAGCGACTACAAACCGGTGCCCGCAGACGCCTCGTCAACAAGATCGTGCAGTCCGGAGACGATTTTCACAACCGAAATCCAGTTAAGGTAGGCTCGTCATTGATTTGCCAATCGGGTTTTATCCATTCTTAATTTCCTCGTCCGAAACCTTTTCGTTTTCCTAAAAATGCCGAACACAAACATGTCGACCGCCAACGAGAACGAGTTGCGCATCCAGGCGTTAAAATCGAAACGGCGAACATTCAAAGCACAAACTACGATGTTATCGAACTTCGTCAATTCGTATCAAGACTCCGCAAGCGAACGAGTCAAACTACGCAATCGAATCGATCGCCTACACAAACAATTCGAAACGTTCGAAACAATTCAAGATGAATTGGCCCTTCTCGAAAACGTCGAAGACGCGGAACGCGAGCGCGAGACAACCACCGAATCATTCGACAACGCGATAGCCCTCGCGACCGTCTTACTCGAGGGTTTGAATCAGCCCAGATACCGGCCCAACACACCGGCTGGAACCTTTGACGGCACAATCTCACCCGCACCGACCACATCATCCTTCGCGCTACCGGTTCAGCTTCCAAAAATCGACCTTCCGAAATTCGACGGACGCCTCGAAAAATGGATTACGTTCAAAGACGCGTTTCAAGCCATGATCCATTCGCAAACAGGGTTGAACAATGTTCAAAAATTGCAATACCTTCGTTTATCACTAACCGGACGAGCGGAATCTGCCATTGACGCGTTTACAGTAAGCGAAGAAAATTACGAAGCCGCTTGGAACCAATTAAACGACATTTATGACAACAAACGCGTGCTCGTTCTTCGTCATGCATCTCTGCTACGCGACACTCCACCGATGACCAACGACTCTCCGGAAGCCATACGCGACTTTGTCAACCACGTCCAACTACACATTCGATCCCTCCAAGCTCTCGGTCGGACTTGGGAGGACATGGCAAGCGACTTCATCACGAGCATGATGATTTCAAAAATGTCCACCGAAACGCGGAGGTCATGGGAACGCACACTCACAGACACTGAGGTTCCCAAAGCTTTAGACATTCTGAAACATTTACGCATCGCGTCGCATCAATCAAGGGAAACGGAAACATCGAGGAATTCGCAACGTACGGAATATGCGCGCGAACCCGCGAAATACCCCTTACAACGATCTCCGCGATCAATTCAAAGACCACTACCACCTTCGAGACACCAACCGTCACCGTCGCGATGGTCACCTCCGCCCGCGAAGAAATTCAAACAGGCATACGTGACATCCACCGCGTCAAATTGCAAGGTGTGCAATGCCGGGCCGCACGCTGCATATCAATGTCCGAAATTTCTGAACATGGCGGTCGAAGAACGAATACAAGCAGCGAAGGGAGCAAACCTCTGCGTAAATTGTCTCCAAACGGACCACGCGACGGAAGATTGTCGATCTGGGGGGTGTCGGGTTTGTCACGACCGACATAACACAAAACTCCATCGCGATGCTCCGCCGcgagaagaaggaaggaaatCTTGACTAACACCCTCAAACGCTAGCCAACCAACCTCACGACGACAAAGCATTTCCATGGTTTCAAATGGGCAAACGAACGGCTTAATGGCAACCGCGATCATTCAGGTGTTTGACAATGACCGACGATCGATTCATTGTCGCACCTTAATTGATACCTGCTCCAACGCCAACTTCATGACCGAAACGCTTGCAAGGAACCTGCGGCTGCCGTCGACACAGGCATCCGTGGGAATCCAAAGCCTCAACCACTCAAACACGACCGCCAATAAACTCGTCACCGCGACCATAAAATCCCGACTAACGAATTACCAACGAACGCTGGCATTTCTTGTAATTTCACAAATCTCAGAATTTATACCGGATACTCAAATCGATCGATCAAGGCTACAAATACCGGCAAACGTGAAATTAGCCGATCCACATTTCCAACAACCGGGCAGAATCGACATGCTAATCGGAGCTGGACCAGCCTTATCGTGTCTTAGCGTCGGACAACACGATTTGTCTAATCGAAGCGGTCACGATTTGATCCTGCAAAAAACGCAGT
Encoded here:
- the LOC123988933 gene encoding uncharacterized protein LOC123988933; the encoded protein is MPNTNMSTANENELRIQALKSKRRTFKAQTTMLSNFVNSYQDSASERVKLRNRIDRLHKQFETFETIQDELALLENVEDAERERETTTESFDNAIALATVLLEGLNQPRYRPNTPAGTFDGTISPAPTTSSFALPVQLPKIDLPKFDGRLEKWITFKDAFQAMIHSQTGLNNVQKLQYLRLSLTGRAESAIDAFTVSEENYEAAWNQLNDIYDNKRVLVLRHASLLRDTPPMTNDSPEAIRDFVNHVQLHIRSLQALGRTWEDMASDFITSMMISKMSTETRRSWERTLTDTEVPKALDILKHLRIASHQSRETETSRNSQRTEYAREPAKYPLQRSPRSIQRPLPPSRHQPSPSRWSPPPAKKFKQAYVTSTASNCKVCNAGPHAAYQCPKFLNMAVEERIQAAKGANLCVNCLQTDHATEDCRSGGCRVCHDRHNTKLHRDAPPREEGRKS